From Vibrio splendidus, a single genomic window includes:
- a CDS encoding bifunctional diguanylate cyclase/phosphodiesterase, translating into MQTFTFLANTEELFKSQFDQREWCDSKQYLIQLFSTQSSDMARRIASVALNRLRNATLIGQSARHVICDNCLESRCTLIIISEFNETRLTSAVQPFTGNPNQDSQELASQLDLSKDAKTVISLCDQVEGRDYPIYSAFENLPYTLPVAGGLCHENEYGRWVMHNEQTYQHACVAVALTNPRLKVWSDAYSEWNPIGMKLRVTHAVGNRLYALNDKPAIDVFKHYLADGKDLPFSQLMSFPLYRELGRKKGISTPLRINDDGSIEFDSPWHVGEEAQFCYNHPSLTAEKVRHGAEMLAMHQPESVIIYNCVSRLEFIDSKLELKPFEGIVNACGAYCMGELYRNDDRQEILHHSLTYIAMRESDEINEFRCEDFQRDSTVSPLLNLVRNAVADLDSMNTQMEKKLHQQARRLTESYRIDSRTGLPNRIVLKERLNTILFSEHLLTLKLTNFHQVNEKYGYQVGDQLLLDLSNHFVERLHLSVAKESQVKVELFSIGVGEWAIIFNANVGCDKIEQRFVEFADDIEHINFEPYGLADIDYLSVSLCGGFASRCDFLTDSGDEILLKAIEARRYGVRNNTHITNAKDIQVSEEDRKEQLGWLSCVSRAILDQNIITYSQPIVASGTHEMIGQECLVRIMESDGTIVPPGKFLPIIADTHLYTRLSRHMIKNTIGYMADKQSSFSINLSPQDLLSDKTLEVLETAISAMNDPTRLGLEVLESEQIKDYGRMIEVCDHFRALGARIIVDDFGSGYSNIDEIIKLEPQIIKLDGSLIRNIDKDQKQRNIASQLVRLCQVFNAQTVAEFVHNQQVCEIAEQMGVDYLQGYYFGEPKRLF; encoded by the coding sequence ATGCAAACATTTACATTTCTCGCAAATACTGAGGAGCTATTTAAATCTCAATTTGATCAGCGAGAGTGGTGTGACAGCAAACAATATCTTATTCAACTTTTCTCTACCCAATCTTCTGATATGGCTCGTCGAATCGCGAGTGTTGCTCTCAATCGCCTAAGAAATGCCACCTTAATTGGCCAGAGTGCTCGTCATGTTATCTGTGACAATTGTCTTGAGAGTCGTTGTACCTTAATCATTATCAGTGAGTTTAATGAAACCCGTTTAACCTCCGCGGTTCAGCCTTTTACAGGCAACCCAAACCAAGACAGCCAAGAGCTCGCTTCTCAACTAGATCTCTCGAAAGATGCGAAAACGGTCATCAGCCTATGCGATCAGGTTGAAGGTCGTGATTACCCTATCTATAGCGCCTTTGAAAACCTACCCTATACATTGCCTGTTGCTGGTGGCTTGTGTCATGAGAATGAATACGGGCGTTGGGTTATGCATAATGAACAGACCTACCAACACGCTTGTGTGGCGGTGGCTCTGACTAACCCCAGATTGAAGGTTTGGTCAGATGCCTATTCTGAGTGGAACCCGATCGGGATGAAGCTACGAGTCACACATGCAGTCGGAAATCGCTTATACGCGTTGAACGACAAGCCGGCTATCGACGTATTCAAACATTACCTTGCTGATGGTAAAGATCTCCCTTTCAGTCAGCTGATGAGCTTTCCGCTTTATCGAGAGCTTGGCAGAAAGAAGGGCATATCGACACCGCTGCGCATTAATGATGATGGCAGTATCGAGTTTGATAGTCCTTGGCATGTCGGCGAAGAGGCACAGTTTTGTTATAACCATCCTTCTTTGACCGCAGAAAAAGTGCGTCACGGCGCTGAGATGCTTGCCATGCATCAGCCGGAATCGGTGATCATCTATAACTGCGTCTCTCGACTTGAATTCATCGACAGTAAACTTGAGCTCAAGCCATTTGAGGGGATAGTAAACGCGTGCGGCGCATACTGCATGGGCGAGCTATACCGCAACGACGATCGCCAAGAGATACTGCATCACAGCCTCACCTATATTGCGATGAGAGAGTCGGACGAGATTAATGAGTTTCGTTGTGAAGATTTCCAGCGTGACTCAACGGTATCGCCACTGCTTAATCTCGTCAGAAATGCAGTGGCTGATCTCGACAGTATGAACACGCAGATGGAGAAAAAACTTCATCAACAGGCGCGTCGTTTAACCGAAAGCTACCGTATTGATTCTCGCACCGGGCTACCCAACCGTATCGTATTAAAAGAGCGCCTCAATACGATTCTCTTCAGTGAGCACTTACTGACGTTAAAGCTGACTAATTTCCATCAAGTTAACGAGAAGTATGGTTACCAAGTGGGTGACCAGTTGTTACTTGATTTATCTAATCATTTTGTCGAGCGATTACACCTTAGTGTGGCTAAGGAATCTCAGGTGAAAGTAGAGCTGTTCAGCATTGGTGTCGGCGAATGGGCGATCATTTTTAACGCCAATGTTGGCTGCGATAAGATAGAGCAACGTTTCGTTGAGTTTGCTGACGATATTGAGCACATCAATTTTGAGCCGTATGGCTTGGCTGATATTGATTATCTGTCAGTTTCTCTGTGTGGCGGCTTCGCTAGTCGTTGCGACTTCCTAACTGATAGTGGTGATGAGATCTTATTGAAAGCGATCGAAGCTCGACGTTATGGGGTCAGGAATAACACTCACATCACCAATGCTAAAGACATTCAGGTGAGTGAAGAAGATCGTAAAGAGCAACTCGGTTGGCTGAGCTGTGTAAGTCGTGCGATTTTAGATCAGAACATCATCACTTATTCCCAGCCAATTGTGGCGTCCGGTACTCACGAAATGATTGGCCAAGAGTGCTTGGTCAGAATCATGGAGTCAGACGGTACCATTGTGCCACCAGGTAAGTTCTTACCTATCATTGCCGACACGCACCTTTACACTCGCCTCAGCCGACACATGATTAAGAACACCATCGGTTATATGGCGGATAAGCAAAGCTCATTTTCTATCAATCTATCCCCACAAGATTTGTTGAGCGACAAGACGCTTGAGGTACTCGAGACCGCCATCAGTGCTATGAACGATCCCACTCGACTTGGCCTAGAGGTTCTTGAGTCTGAGCAGATTAAAGATTACGGTCGTATGATTGAGGTGTGTGATCACTTCCGTGCTCTTGGGGCGAGAATCATTGTTGATGACTTTGGGTCTGGCTATTCCAATATTGATGAGATCATTAAGCTTGAGCCGCAGATTATCAAGCTCGACGGTAGTCTGATTCGCAACATCGACAAAGACCAAAAACAAAGAAATATCGCCTCTCAGTTGGTTCGCTTATGCCAGGTGTTTAATGCGCAAACCGTCGCTGAATTTGTCCATAACCAACAGGTTTGTGAGATAGCAGAGCAAATGGGTGTCGATTATCTGCAGGGTTACTACTTTGGTGAGCCTAAGCGACTGTTTTAG